The genomic region TGACTGTCTGGGAAAACCACATCATTAACGGTTATCAGTTATTAGTTTTTTACTATCGCTTAATAATACATAAACTAGATGATTATTAAACTTGCCAGCTTGTGTATTGCTGTGCTTAGTAAATAATAACTGTTAACTGACACAATGCTACAATAATTGGTATCGGTTAAGGCGAGTAAAGAAGTTAAAGAACATACCAGCATATCTTTTAAGATAGATGATGTATCCTTGAAAGAATGTTAGTCGTAAAGCAATTTAATTAAATCTTCTTAGTTGTTATTTTTTAGTAAATTTCCGCTATTGTATAGCTCTAGTCATCTGGCGATCCCCATGACTAAAATGTTTGCCAACAAGTACCAGATATATGTTCAAATATGATTAGTACACTGATTTAGCAACTTTAACAGCCAATTTGGTTACAAAATAGGTTTTTTTCATTTTTTTGTTTATCGCGGGGGGGGTCAATAGTCTGATATGCTTTTTTTGTAATGGTCAGCCAAGGATATTACCTCCCAGGTAAACAAACTCCTAACTGCAAAAATCTGTTGTGAGAAAAAATATTTGGTTTAGTCATTTCGTTTAGTATTGAGAGGAGATTTATGACAAGTAAGCCGGAAAGGGTGGTATTAATTGGAGTAGCAGGGGACTCAGGATGCGGCAAATCTACGTTTTTGCGCCGGTTGATTGACCTGTTCGGTGAAGATTTTATGACAGTGATCTGTTTAGATGACTATCATTGCTTAGACCGCAAACAACGTAAAGAAACTGGTATTACTGCCTTAGATCCTAGAGCTAATAACTTCGATCTCATGTATGAGCAAATTAAAGCTCTGAAAGAAGGTTATGCTGTTGATAAACCAATTTACAACCATGAGACCGGCATGATTGACCCGCCGGAAAGAATTAAACCTAATCACATTATTGTGGTTGAAGGTTTGCATCCTTTGTACGATGAAAGAGTCCGATCCCTTTTAGATTTCAGTGTTTATTTTGACATCAGCGATGAGGTGAAAATTGCCTGGAAGATTCAGAGAGACATGGCAGAGCGTGGTCATCGATATGAAGATGTTTTAGCTCAAATTAACTCTCGCAAGCCCGACTTTGATAAATTCATTGAGCCTCAAAGAGAGTTTGCCGATGTAGTTTTACAGGTATTGCCTACAAACTTAATCAAAAACGATACTGAGCGCAAGGTTCTGCGGGTAAGAATGCTGCAAAAAGAGGGTAAAGAGGGATTTGCACCGGTTTACCTATTTGATGAAGGTTCAACCATCCAATGGACTCCTTGTGGAAGGAAGTTAACCTGTTCCTATCCTGGCATGCAAATGTACTACGGTTCTGATGTTTATTATGGTCGCTATGTTTCTGTTTTGGAAGTAGATGGCCAGTTTGATAATTTAGATGAAGTAATCTATGTAGAAAAACATTTGAGTAATACATCTACTAAATACATTGGTGAAATGACCCACTTGTTGTTGCAGCATCGTGAATATCCTGGTTCTAATAATGGCACTGGTTTATTCCAAGTCTTAACCGGGTTAAAAATGCGCTCTGTTTACGAAATTTTGACAGCCAAGGAAGCAAAACTAGCAGTTAAAGCCTAAATTTTGCCATGTTGGTAAACTCAAAAGGGGAACATCTACCGGGTGAACCCCTTTTTCATATCTAGTAATTAATAAGTAAAAGTTATGACTAATATAAACTCTAATAATCACAAAAAGTCAAAAGCACTGAAACCTGGTAGTCGTCGTCCAGCTAAGGAACTTTGTAGCGAGTGTGGACTGTGTGACACTTACTATATCCACTATGTTAAAGAAGCTTGTGCCTTTATCACTCAAAGAATAGAGGAGTTAGAAGTAAATACTCATCAGCGGTGTCGAGACCTAGATAAAGAAAATGAACTCTACTTTGGTGTACATCAAGAAATGATGGCAGCTCGGAAACAAGTACCTATCGTTGGTGCCCAATGGACAGGAATTGTGAGTACCATAGCTATAGAAATGTTAAATCGTGGTTTAGTGGAAGGGGTTGTCTGCGTGCAGAATAGCCAAGAAGACCGCTTTCAACCCATGCCCACCATTGCCCGCACTCCTGAAGCCATACTAGCTGCTAAGGTCAATAAACCCACCCTTTCCCCCAATCTCTCGGTTTTAGAGGAAATTGAGCGGTCAGGGATGAAAAAGTTATTGGTTATCGGAGTAGGTTGTCAAATTCAAGCCTTGCGTACAGTAGAAAAACAACTGGGACTGGAAAAACTCTATGTTCTGGGTACACCATGTGTGGATAATGTTACTAGAGCCGGACTGCAAAAATTTTTAGAAACTACTAGTCGTTCTCCTGGAACGGTTGTTAGTTACGAGTTTATGCAGGACTTTCGTGTACATTTTAAACATGAAGACGGGTCGGAAGAAAAAGTGCCCTTCTTCGGTTTAAAAACCAACATCCTCAAGGATATATTTGCCCCGTCCTGTATGAGTTGCTTTGATTATGTTAACTCCCTAGCAGATCTAGTGGTGGGGTATATGGGTGCACCCTATCCCTGGCAATGGATAGTTGTTAGAAATGATACAGGCAAGCAAATGTTAGATCTGGTGAAGGAACAACTAGAAATTCAACCAGTCATGTCTCAAGGTAACCGTCAACCTGCTGTACAGCAGGGAATAAAAGCCTACGATGACGCAGTGACATTGCCGATGTGGGTAGCCCAACTAATGGGAATCGTGATAGATAGAATTGGGCCCAAAGGTTTAGAATACGGAAAGTTTTCCATAGATTCTCACTTTGCCAGAAATTATTTATACGTTAAGCGCCATCATCCTCAAAAACTAGAAGCCCACGTCCCCGAGTTTGCTAAGCGGATTGTAGCCCAGTATGATTTACCAGAAGTTGACTAAAATTCTCCCACTGCTTCTATAGCCACTTGTAGAGCTAAAGAGACGTGAGTCCAATGAGTACCACCTTGGCAATATACAATATAAGGCTCTCTTAACGGACCATCAGCGGATAGCTCCAGAGTGCTTCCCTCAATGAAGGTTCCCCCCGCCATAACCACCTGACTTTCATAACCTGGCATAGCATCGGGAACCGGATCCAAATAGGAACCAACAGGAGAAGATTGTTGAATGGCCTTACAAAAGGCAAGGAGTTTTTTTGCCGAGCCCAGTTTAATAGCTTGAATCACATCTCCCCTGGGTGCTAGGGGTAGAGGATTAACCGCATATCCTAGCTTATCAAATACGTAACCAGTAAGATATGTTCCCTTCATGGCTTCCCCCACCATTTGAGGTGCTAAAAACAATC from Cylindrospermopsis curvispora GIHE-G1 harbors:
- a CDS encoding phosphoribulokinase, which translates into the protein MTSKPERVVLIGVAGDSGCGKSTFLRRLIDLFGEDFMTVICLDDYHCLDRKQRKETGITALDPRANNFDLMYEQIKALKEGYAVDKPIYNHETGMIDPPERIKPNHIIVVEGLHPLYDERVRSLLDFSVYFDISDEVKIAWKIQRDMAERGHRYEDVLAQINSRKPDFDKFIEPQREFADVVLQVLPTNLIKNDTERKVLRVRMLQKEGKEGFAPVYLFDEGSTIQWTPCGRKLTCSYPGMQMYYGSDVYYGRYVSVLEVDGQFDNLDEVIYVEKHLSNTSTKYIGEMTHLLLQHREYPGSNNGTGLFQVLTGLKMRSVYEILTAKEAKLAVKA
- a CDS encoding Coenzyme F420 hydrogenase/dehydrogenase, beta subunit C-terminal domain; its protein translation is MTNINSNNHKKSKALKPGSRRPAKELCSECGLCDTYYIHYVKEACAFITQRIEELEVNTHQRCRDLDKENELYFGVHQEMMAARKQVPIVGAQWTGIVSTIAIEMLNRGLVEGVVCVQNSQEDRFQPMPTIARTPEAILAAKVNKPTLSPNLSVLEEIERSGMKKLLVIGVGCQIQALRTVEKQLGLEKLYVLGTPCVDNVTRAGLQKFLETTSRSPGTVVSYEFMQDFRVHFKHEDGSEEKVPFFGLKTNILKDIFAPSCMSCFDYVNSLADLVVGYMGAPYPWQWIVVRNDTGKQMLDLVKEQLEIQPVMSQGNRQPAVQQGIKAYDDAVTLPMWVAQLMGIVIDRIGPKGLEYGKFSIDSHFARNYLYVKRHHPQKLEAHVPEFAKRIVAQYDLPEVD